The sequence aatccagctttatgggacaggactctggtGTCCTTGTTCCCACTCGTGACTCTCATTAACACCCACAGGTGGGGGAACACACCCATAGATGACGCCATGCAGTTTGGTCATGAGGTCATCGTTTCCGTCCTGCAAGAATACCAGAGTCTGTACCCGGGGTGTGACTCGTCATGTGACCCGTCATGTGACTCAGACGAGCAGAAGACCACGATGGACAACGTGACGCGCATCGTTTAAAGGTCGagatctttttgttttgtgcctTTTGGATGGAATTAAGTGACCTCGTCATCACTATGGTAACAGATGTATAGTCATAATGTTGGGCTCGGCTGCTGGATGTGGTGTTTTCTGGAGTCCTGTCTTCAGTGCAGGTCTGCAGAGGACGATCTGTTCAACAGGATTCTGTAGCAAAGctttatataaaaatgtaatgctgtgaaaattttcattaattaattaaagccGCTGTTTGGCTGCTGTTGCAATATTAATGCCGTGtttttgtcataaaaaatgCCTCTGAgatgtaaatatatattatggttatttatttttaaaatgctgaaatgtattttgctacatgatttttttttttttttgcccatgggataatgacaataaatattCTTATTGATGTTTCATTGATGATTCTATAATTGCTCAGGACACTGAATCACTGGGAGGTTTTCAGCATGATGAGGATGTTTTAGTGGGAATTCCTCCAGCTTCATTAGTTTCTTCTTTCAGATCACAGGTCTCACTTTATTCACATGAACATTTAGCTTCTTGTATCAGGTAAATATTTAAGGGATCTGCATTGCTGCTTTCtgaattaatattttacaaaacCTCTCAGCTGACGGGGAAAGGGTTTCACTCTGATAAACTGAATCTTGTACACttgaatcattttaaatacCTTTACACtgatatgcaatttcctccgggattaataaagtatctatctatctatctatctatctatccatctcaTCTGTTCCTGAGAGGATCGCTTAGCGAGATTCTTTTAACTGAGCCTGTAAATGTATCCTGATGCTGGAAATAAAACCAATGTAAAACAGTTCCAGTAGTTATTTTATTAAacgtacagaaaaaaaacatgagatgGAAAAACATTAATACCAGAGTGGTGGTGAAATGGCTTGGCAGTAAAATGTTCCTTAAACATTCTTTGATTTAATCTGAGCAGCAACACGAGGTGTGATGAAGACGACTTCCTCTAAAATCACACAGAGCACCGAACCGAACGTGGGAAATAAGCACTGATATGAAAGCGAactgtaaattatatataaCACTTTCCTTACAAGTATTATTTGTCGCCATGGCACCCGATGCAAGCCCACGGGCTTTCAAGGCCAtcacattcatcatcatcatcatcgagcTGCTTCACTTCAGGCCGTCCGGCTCCTCCAGACCAGAGTGTGTGAGCAGCTCCCCGTCCCAAAGTCCGAACGCCGGGCACAGGGCGTCCTTGAACCGGACCCTGATGGTGTGGATGATGGCCCGTTTCTCCACGTCCACCAGTCCCAGAATTCCTGCTTCGTAGTCAATGAGGATGCCGATCCGGTCCGGTTTGCCCACCAGCTTCACGGGCACCACTTTCTTGTTGGTCATGGCGAACCACCGGCGCTGAGCGAAGCCGAACACCCAGGAGCAGCTGTTGGTTCCGACGCAGTCCTCCCGCGACATCAGCGCCTCGGCCACGCCCAGGCGGAACTCCTGGGACTTCTTGACCGTCACCTCCCAGTAGTGGCGTCCGCCGTTGATCTTCTCGTCTCCGA is a genomic window of Antennarius striatus isolate MH-2024 chromosome 2, ASM4005453v1, whole genome shotgun sequence containing:
- the spryd4 gene encoding SPRY domain-containing protein 4 → MAAAVSARLCRLAERTAVGVSARPRPGVPPPERRRFISSTARSDLHFRLDEQTAHSSLDLFKKNTGVIYRMLGLDPSHVRDNPARFRDWAVVFGDEKINGGRHYWEVTVKKSQEFRLGVAEALMSREDCVGTNSCSWVFGFAQRRWFAMTNKKVVPVKLVGKPDRIGILIDYEAGILGLVDVEKRAIIHTIRVRFKDALCPAFGLWDGELLTHSGLEEPDGLK